Proteins encoded within one genomic window of Variovorax sp. OAS795:
- a CDS encoding cytochrome bc complex cytochrome b subunit has translation MAEFHEISPNAPAGEKLLNWVDNRFPLTKLWNDQWGKYYAPKNFNFWYIFGSLAMLVLVIQIVTGIFLVMHYKPDANQAFASVEYIMRDVPWGWLIRYIHSTGASAFFIVVYLHMFRGLMYGSYRKPRELIWVFGCAIFLCLMAEAFMGYLLPWGQMSYWGAQVIVNLFAAIPFVGPDLALLIRGDYVVSDATLNRFFSFHVIAVPLVLLGLVVAHLIALHEVGSNNPDGIEIKANRGPDGHPLDGIPSHPYYTVHDIFGVVVFLTIFSAVIFFAPEAGGYFLEYNNFIPADSLKTPNHIAPVWYFTPFYSMLRATTDDMVNVFALIIGLAAVLNFVKGRSSTALKIALVVVAAVAIFLLKAFDAKFWGVVVMGGSVIILFFLPWLDHSEVKSIRYRPSWHKYVYGVFVFFFLILGYLGIQAPGVWGNLVIGSFVLDIAQTISQIGTLFYFGFFLLMPWWSSKGEFKTVPDRVTFAAH, from the coding sequence ATGGCTGAATTCCACGAAATTTCCCCCAACGCGCCCGCGGGCGAGAAGCTGCTCAACTGGGTCGACAACCGCTTCCCGCTGACCAAGCTCTGGAACGACCAGTGGGGCAAGTACTACGCGCCCAAGAACTTCAACTTCTGGTACATCTTCGGCTCGCTCGCGATGCTGGTCCTCGTGATCCAGATCGTGACCGGCATCTTCCTCGTGATGCACTACAAGCCCGATGCGAACCAGGCGTTCGCTTCGGTCGAGTACATCATGCGCGACGTGCCCTGGGGCTGGCTCATCCGCTACATCCACTCGACGGGCGCCTCGGCGTTCTTCATCGTGGTGTACCTGCACATGTTCCGCGGCCTCATGTACGGCAGCTACCGCAAGCCGCGCGAGCTGATCTGGGTCTTTGGCTGCGCGATCTTCCTGTGCCTGATGGCCGAGGCTTTCATGGGCTACCTGCTGCCCTGGGGCCAGATGAGCTACTGGGGCGCCCAGGTGATCGTGAACCTGTTTGCCGCCATTCCCTTCGTCGGCCCCGACCTCGCGCTGCTGATCCGCGGCGACTACGTGGTGAGCGACGCCACGCTCAACCGCTTCTTCAGCTTCCACGTGATCGCTGTGCCGCTGGTGCTGCTCGGCCTCGTGGTGGCCCACCTGATCGCGCTGCACGAAGTGGGTTCGAACAATCCCGACGGCATCGAGATCAAGGCCAACCGCGGCCCCGATGGCCATCCGCTCGACGGCATTCCGTCGCACCCGTACTACACGGTGCACGACATCTTCGGCGTGGTGGTGTTCCTCACGATCTTCTCGGCTGTGATCTTCTTCGCGCCTGAAGCGGGTGGGTACTTCCTCGAGTACAACAACTTCATCCCGGCCGATTCGCTCAAGACGCCCAACCACATCGCGCCGGTCTGGTACTTCACGCCGTTCTATTCGATGCTGCGTGCGACCACCGACGACATGGTGAACGTGTTCGCGCTGATCATCGGCCTGGCCGCCGTGCTGAACTTCGTCAAGGGCCGCTCGAGCACGGCGCTGAAGATCGCGCTCGTGGTCGTGGCCGCCGTGGCGATCTTCCTGCTCAAGGCCTTCGACGCCAAGTTCTGGGGCGTGGTCGTGATGGGCGGCTCGGTCATCATCCTGTTCTTCCTGCCATGGCTCGACCACAGCGAAGTCAAGTCGATCCGCTACCGCCCGAGCTGGCACAAGTATGTCTACGGCGTCTTCGTGTTCTTCTTCCTGATCCTGGGCTACCTGGGCATCCAGGCGCCCGGCGTCTGGGGCAACCTGGTCATCGGTTCGTTCGTGCTGGACATCGCGCAGACCATTTCGCAGATCGGCACGCTTTTCTACTTCGGTTTCTTCCTGCTCATGCCGTGGTGGAGCAGCAAGGGCGAGTTCAAGACCGTGCCCGACCGCGTGACCTTCGCCGCCCATTGA
- a CDS encoding YjbH domain-containing protein, whose protein sequence is MSSLIPRGTAKHPWRLRAAVACALAASCAAGAQSLGNPVDSTTPASDADIRPGERLSAWLLRQPAGTAAPGLSWRVPQERLAQQFLKNQLLLRLDAASRRAPREQQGERLQLIAWLQGLPVTGRVALGIVDPRWLEAHPEEDPVLKAGQQLVGPPPALKTIAVVRPDGQLCQVTHEAGRTAWDYVAACDSEGKHDWAWVAQPDGRTARVGVSPWNAHPSDEPAPGAWVWAAPRGQDDLNALSEGMIKFLATQGPSPQDGAMATATPFPAARAVPPAPSAPTAQAAPFAPTAISVRPDAAPQYRALQSSGNDWGETGLLQTPTARMGQAGDMRTSLTHVSPYTRLNVMFQPLDWLEAGFRYTSVSNRIYGIGLSNQGYKDKSIDLKARLWKESAYLPEVALGFRDIGGTGLFSSEYLVASKRHGDLDFSLGIGWGYMGSSGNIGNPLNALSSRFKTRVSETTWGGANFGRLFRGPAALFGGVQWRTPWDPLTVKLEYEGNDYKNEPLQNNQRQRSPFNIGLEYRYAPGVTFSAGFERGNKVMVGLTLQTNLATMQMPKTADAPMPRFSPQPPAASPGWAATAADIESRTEWTVQRIAPQGPMLHVWITESATVYRTARVEQIIAVLHRDAPASVKNFVLHYSERGLALHAQVVDRGEWVTAHYQAQAPGELRAASQRDYAPPPLGADQPALDTAKGGSATATAAEDKALAPWERPVQKFTIGLTPSLGQILGGPNAFVLFQVGVQAVAEYRFTPSTWVNGALNLRLVDNFDKFTYTAPSNLPRVRTYQREYVTSKRLTMPVFQLTHVGRLTDNQYYSVYGGALESMYAGVGGEWLYRPWRSRMAIGVDFNHVRQRDFEQDFGLRDYKVNTGHATLYWDTGWHGVLAKVSAGQYLAGDRGVTIDISRRFDNGVVLGAYVTKTNVSARQFGEGSFDKGIYLSVPFDALLPRSNKFTANFAWAPLVRDGGARLARIHPLYEMTSARDPSAFKFAPPDSSGPKAGDNILNFERP, encoded by the coding sequence ATGAGCAGTTTGATTCCCCGTGGCACTGCCAAGCACCCCTGGCGCCTTCGCGCCGCAGTCGCCTGCGCACTGGCCGCGAGTTGCGCCGCCGGCGCCCAGTCGCTCGGGAATCCCGTCGACAGCACGACCCCGGCCAGCGATGCCGACATCCGCCCCGGTGAGCGGCTCAGTGCCTGGCTGCTGCGCCAGCCGGCCGGGACGGCGGCGCCCGGCCTCTCGTGGCGTGTTCCGCAGGAGCGGCTGGCGCAGCAATTCCTGAAGAACCAATTGCTGCTGCGGCTCGACGCGGCCTCGCGGCGCGCACCGCGCGAACAACAGGGCGAGCGCCTGCAGTTGATCGCATGGCTGCAGGGCCTGCCGGTGACTGGGCGCGTCGCGCTCGGCATCGTGGACCCGCGATGGCTCGAGGCGCATCCGGAAGAAGACCCCGTGCTGAAAGCGGGCCAGCAACTCGTCGGTCCTCCGCCCGCGCTGAAGACGATCGCGGTCGTGCGCCCCGACGGGCAGCTTTGCCAGGTCACGCACGAGGCGGGCCGCACGGCGTGGGACTACGTGGCGGCCTGCGACTCCGAAGGCAAGCACGACTGGGCATGGGTCGCGCAGCCCGACGGCCGCACCGCGCGCGTGGGCGTCTCGCCGTGGAATGCGCATCCCTCCGACGAGCCGGCACCAGGCGCCTGGGTCTGGGCTGCGCCGCGCGGACAGGATGACCTGAACGCGCTGTCGGAGGGCATGATCAAGTTCCTGGCCACGCAAGGGCCGTCGCCGCAAGACGGCGCCATGGCCACGGCAACGCCCTTCCCGGCTGCGCGCGCCGTGCCACCAGCACCATCAGCGCCAACGGCGCAAGCCGCACCCTTCGCCCCGACCGCCATTTCGGTACGCCCCGATGCGGCGCCGCAATACCGCGCGCTCCAGTCCAGCGGCAACGACTGGGGCGAGACCGGCTTGCTGCAGACGCCCACCGCCCGCATGGGCCAGGCGGGCGACATGCGCACATCCCTCACGCATGTCTCGCCCTATACGCGGCTGAACGTGATGTTCCAGCCGCTGGACTGGCTCGAAGCCGGGTTCCGCTACACCTCGGTCAGCAACCGGATCTACGGCATCGGCCTCAGCAACCAGGGCTACAAGGACAAGAGCATCGACCTGAAGGCGCGGCTTTGGAAAGAGTCGGCCTACCTTCCGGAGGTGGCGCTGGGTTTTCGCGACATCGGCGGCACCGGGCTCTTTTCGTCCGAGTACCTGGTGGCGAGCAAGCGCCACGGGGACCTGGATTTCAGCCTGGGCATCGGATGGGGCTACATGGGGAGCAGCGGCAACATCGGCAATCCGCTCAACGCCCTGAGCAGCCGTTTCAAGACCCGCGTGAGCGAGACCACATGGGGCGGCGCCAACTTCGGCCGGCTCTTTCGCGGACCCGCCGCACTGTTCGGCGGGGTGCAGTGGCGCACGCCCTGGGATCCGCTGACCGTCAAGCTCGAGTACGAAGGCAACGACTACAAGAACGAGCCGCTCCAGAACAACCAGCGGCAGCGCTCGCCCTTCAACATCGGGTTGGAGTACCGGTATGCGCCCGGCGTGACGTTCTCGGCCGGCTTCGAGCGCGGCAACAAGGTCATGGTGGGTCTCACGCTGCAGACCAACCTGGCAACGATGCAGATGCCGAAGACGGCGGATGCACCGATGCCGCGCTTTTCGCCGCAGCCGCCTGCCGCTTCACCGGGCTGGGCGGCCACGGCGGCGGACATCGAAAGCCGCACCGAATGGACGGTGCAGCGCATTGCGCCGCAGGGCCCGATGCTGCACGTGTGGATCACCGAAAGCGCCACCGTCTACCGCACCGCCCGTGTCGAGCAGATCATCGCGGTGCTGCATCGCGACGCGCCGGCGTCGGTCAAGAATTTTGTCCTGCACTATTCGGAACGGGGCCTGGCGCTGCACGCGCAGGTGGTCGACCGCGGCGAATGGGTCACGGCGCACTACCAGGCGCAGGCGCCGGGCGAGCTGCGCGCGGCAAGCCAGCGCGACTATGCGCCCCCGCCGCTCGGCGCCGACCAGCCGGCCCTCGACACGGCGAAGGGCGGGAGCGCCACGGCGACCGCCGCGGAAGACAAGGCACTGGCGCCATGGGAGCGCCCCGTGCAGAAATTCACCATCGGCCTCACGCCGAGCCTCGGCCAGATCCTCGGCGGTCCGAACGCGTTCGTTCTGTTCCAGGTCGGCGTGCAGGCGGTGGCGGAGTACCGTTTCACGCCGAGCACCTGGGTCAACGGCGCACTGAACCTGCGCCTCGTCGACAATTTCGACAAGTTCACCTATACCGCGCCCAGCAACCTGCCGCGCGTGCGCACCTACCAGCGCGAGTACGTCACCTCGAAGCGGCTGACCATGCCGGTGTTCCAGCTCACCCATGTCGGCCGTCTCACCGACAACCAGTACTACAGCGTGTACGGCGGTGCGCTCGAGAGCATGTATGCGGGCGTCGGCGGGGAATGGCTCTATCGGCCCTGGCGCAGCCGCATGGCCATCGGCGTCGATTTCAACCATGTGCGGCAACGCGACTTCGAGCAGGACTTTGGCCTGCGCGACTACAAGGTCAACACCGGCCATGCGACGCTCTACTGGGACACCGGCTGGCACGGCGTGCTGGCCAAGGTCAGTGCGGGCCAGTACCTGGCAGGCGATCGCGGGGTCACCATCGACATCAGCCGGCGCTTCGACAACGGCGTGGTGCTCGGCGCCTACGTCACCAAGACCAACGTGTCGGCCCGGCAGTTCGGCGAAGGCAGCTTCGACAAGGGCATCTATCTTTCCGTGCCCTTCGATGCGCTGCTGCCGCGCTCGAACAAGTTCACCGCCAACTTCGCGTGGGCGCCGCTGGTGCGCGACGGCGGTGCGCGCCTGGCCCGGATCCACCCGCTCTACGAGATGACTTCCGCGCGGGACCCGAGCGCCTTCAAGTTCGCGCCGCCCGACAGCAGCGGCCCGAAGGCGGGCGACAACATCCTGAACTTCGAGCGTCCGTAG
- the petA gene encoding ubiquinol-cytochrome c reductase iron-sulfur subunit, which translates to MSDMTSGSPRIDTSKRTWLIASSCAGVAGGVATAIPFVSTFQPSEKAKAAGAAVEVDIAGLKVGEKITVEWRGKPVWILKRTPQQIAELPKLDGQLADPLSKRHPDEFTPKYAQNEHRSIKPDVLVVVGICTHLGCSPVDRLQAGPQPSLPADWEGGFLCPCHGSTFDLAGRVFKNKPAPDNLPVPPHMYLSETKLLIGEDKKA; encoded by the coding sequence ATGAGTGACATGACCTCCGGCTCCCCCCGGATCGACACAAGCAAGCGGACGTGGTTGATCGCATCCAGCTGTGCCGGCGTAGCGGGAGGCGTGGCCACCGCGATTCCCTTTGTGAGTACATTCCAGCCTTCAGAGAAGGCCAAGGCCGCAGGCGCTGCGGTCGAGGTGGACATTGCCGGCCTCAAGGTCGGCGAGAAGATCACCGTCGAGTGGCGCGGCAAGCCGGTGTGGATCCTCAAGCGCACGCCCCAGCAGATTGCCGAGCTGCCCAAGCTCGACGGCCAGCTGGCCGATCCGCTGTCCAAGCGCCACCCTGACGAATTCACCCCCAAGTACGCGCAGAACGAACACCGCTCCATCAAGCCCGACGTGCTGGTGGTGGTGGGCATTTGCACCCATCTCGGCTGCTCGCCCGTCGACCGGCTCCAGGCCGGCCCGCAGCCCTCGCTGCCCGCCGACTGGGAAGGCGGCTTCCTGTGCCCTTGCCACGGTTCCACGTTCGACCTGGCCGGCCGTGTCTTCAAGAACAAGCCCGCGCCCGACAACCTGCCTGTGCCCCCGCACATGTACCTGTCGGAAACCAAGCTCCTGATCGGTGAAGACAAGAAGGCCTGA
- a CDS encoding YjbF family lipoprotein → MLATARHIYGGAAAAPAPTFNPNYRYLRVVAGGQPVYMVLGYINHRPEGAVEVWYSSAGEVVRLLDGRLVGTTGLATDWREVRFSALPAWPGAADASQPKAYQRERDMMPGYRFGIRDDIALAPIAAPGQTALAGTAASSLRWYEERSVSRPSGASLPPARFGVSHAGGTPRVVYSEQCISNDLCMSFEQWTPSPPAPVAAASAGQ, encoded by the coding sequence ATGCTGGCCACGGCGCGGCATATCTATGGTGGCGCCGCCGCGGCACCCGCGCCGACCTTCAACCCGAATTACCGCTATCTGCGCGTCGTCGCCGGCGGGCAGCCGGTCTACATGGTGCTCGGCTACATCAACCATCGCCCAGAAGGTGCCGTCGAGGTCTGGTACAGCAGCGCCGGCGAAGTCGTCAGGCTGCTCGATGGGCGCCTGGTGGGAACCACCGGCCTCGCCACCGACTGGCGCGAGGTGCGTTTTTCGGCGCTGCCGGCATGGCCCGGCGCCGCGGACGCCTCGCAGCCGAAGGCTTACCAGCGCGAGCGCGACATGATGCCGGGCTACCGTTTCGGCATTCGCGACGACATTGCGCTGGCGCCCATCGCCGCGCCCGGGCAGACCGCCCTGGCGGGCACCGCGGCCTCGTCCTTGCGCTGGTACGAAGAGCGCAGCGTTTCGCGCCCTTCGGGGGCCTCGCTGCCTCCCGCGCGCTTCGGCGTCTCGCACGCGGGCGGCACGCCCCGGGTCGTCTATTCCGAGCAATGTATTTCCAATGACCTGTGTATGAGCTTCGAGCAGTGGACGCCTTCCCCCCCAGCACCCGTCGCAGCGGCGAGCGCTGGTCAATGA
- a CDS encoding ClpXP protease specificity-enhancing factor: MINALESSSTRPYLIRALYEWCTDNGFTPYVAVQVDDTVQVPREYVKNGEIVLNISFDATSSLKLGNDFIEFKARFAGSAREIVVPVGRVIAIYARENGQGMAFPAPVPAGSNADGGSAASPAAGAPSPQGPARMPLRDASRGNEGDASRIVHLVTDEAADGGNDAGSPIDPDDEPPRPPAGGGSRPSLKRVK, encoded by the coding sequence ATGATCAACGCGCTCGAGTCGTCATCCACCCGCCCGTACCTCATCCGGGCGCTGTACGAATGGTGCACCGACAACGGGTTCACGCCCTATGTCGCGGTGCAGGTGGACGACACCGTCCAGGTGCCGCGCGAGTACGTCAAGAACGGCGAGATCGTGCTGAACATCAGCTTCGATGCGACCAGTTCGCTCAAGCTCGGCAACGATTTCATCGAGTTCAAGGCGCGTTTTGCCGGCAGTGCGCGTGAGATCGTCGTCCCCGTGGGCCGGGTGATCGCCATCTATGCACGCGAGAACGGCCAGGGCATGGCTTTTCCCGCGCCCGTGCCCGCCGGCAGCAATGCCGACGGGGGCAGCGCCGCGTCGCCGGCGGCCGGCGCGCCGTCGCCGCAGGGGCCGGCACGCATGCCGCTGCGCGATGCGTCGCGCGGCAACGAGGGCGACGCCAGCCGGATCGTCCACCTCGTGACGGACGAAGCGGCCGATGGCGGCAATGACGCCGGCTCGCCCATCGACCCGGACGATGAACCGCCGCGGCCACCGGCCGGGGGCGGCAGCCGTCCGTCGCTCAAGCGCGTGAAGTAG
- a CDS encoding SDR family oxidoreductase: protein MKSTTATPTKSAKPRVGAGAAHTASRQRAVQRPQDEKDKAKPAAKTSGQPPQTGKRPQPVNPMPAQHLRKPGLEAEMALRPRFEAPDYKGSGKLEGMTALVTGGDSGIGRAVAVLYAREGADVAIAYLDEDQDAEETRRHVEAEGARCITIRGDVSDPAFCREAVDKTLEAFGKLDILVNNAAFQLHAASIEDITDERLDMTLRTNVFGYFQMARAAVPHLRQGASIINTGSVTGLEGSAHLLDYSTTKGAIHAFTKSLASNLLPKGIRVNAIAPGPVWTPLNPADSPPEKVKDFGKQTDLQRPAQPEELSPAYVFLAAPSCASYITGIVLPITGSVGAI from the coding sequence ATGAAATCGACCACCGCCACACCCACCAAATCGGCCAAGCCACGGGTCGGCGCAGGCGCGGCGCACACCGCCTCGAGGCAGCGCGCCGTCCAGCGTCCGCAGGACGAAAAGGACAAGGCCAAGCCTGCCGCCAAGACATCCGGCCAGCCGCCGCAGACCGGCAAGCGGCCACAACCCGTCAATCCCATGCCGGCCCAGCACCTCCGCAAGCCGGGCCTCGAAGCGGAAATGGCGCTGCGTCCCCGCTTCGAAGCGCCCGACTACAAGGGCAGCGGCAAGCTCGAGGGCATGACGGCACTGGTCACGGGTGGTGATTCGGGCATCGGACGCGCCGTGGCGGTACTCTATGCCCGTGAAGGCGCCGACGTGGCCATCGCCTACCTCGACGAAGACCAGGACGCCGAGGAAACCCGTCGCCACGTGGAGGCCGAAGGCGCGCGCTGCATCACGATCAGGGGCGACGTGTCCGACCCGGCGTTCTGCCGCGAAGCGGTCGACAAGACGCTCGAAGCCTTCGGCAAGCTCGACATCCTCGTGAACAACGCGGCGTTCCAGTTGCATGCGGCCTCGATCGAGGACATCACCGACGAACGCCTGGACATGACGCTGCGGACCAACGTCTTCGGCTACTTCCAGATGGCGCGCGCCGCGGTGCCGCACCTGCGCCAGGGCGCGTCGATCATCAACACCGGCTCGGTCACGGGCCTGGAAGGAAGCGCACACCTGCTCGACTACTCGACCACCAAGGGCGCCATCCACGCGTTCACCAAGTCGCTCGCGAGCAACCTGCTGCCCAAGGGCATCCGCGTCAACGCGATCGCGCCGGGGCCGGTCTGGACGCCGTTGAATCCCGCGGACAGCCCGCCCGAGAAGGTGAAGGACTTCGGCAAGCAGACCGACCTGCAGAGACCGGCCCAGCCGGAGGAACTGTCGCCCGCCTACGTGTTCCTTGCCGCGCCGAGCTGCGCGAGCTACATCACCGGCATCGTGCTGCCGATCACGGGCAGCGTGGGCGCGATCTGA
- a CDS encoding glycosyltransferase family 4 protein, protein MKILHIAETLKGGLETYLRMVSGFQQNSPVITQAKFILPGPVDWLSSKDTHVVATARSPLALASYAAEVRRIIRTERPSVLHLHSSIAGGIVRAMALLGQVPQETKIVYCSHGWAFDQIGPSYKKSIYRWTEWLLSYWSDAIICISDHELRIAEKFGIKRCRCIPNGITPAAALLEQGAPERQLPHTRRLLFVGRLDRQKGIDALLESYARVRPGFKLVVVGGAVRNDLSLVPSEDIEFKGWLEKDALEAAYRSCDAIIVPSRWEGFGLVAVEAMARGKPVFASAVGGLVDIVEDGRSGRLFPLERIDEMLREIDQIPADDMARMGRAGRRIFEKKYTADRMNSAIVDLYKESVL, encoded by the coding sequence ATGAAGATATTGCACATTGCCGAGACCCTCAAGGGCGGCCTGGAAACCTACCTTCGGATGGTCTCCGGATTCCAGCAGAACTCACCGGTGATCACGCAGGCCAAGTTCATCCTGCCGGGCCCGGTGGATTGGCTGAGTTCGAAGGACACCCACGTGGTTGCAACCGCGCGCAGTCCGTTGGCGCTCGCCAGCTACGCGGCCGAAGTACGCAGGATCATCCGGACCGAGCGTCCTTCGGTGCTTCACCTGCACAGCTCCATTGCCGGTGGGATCGTCCGCGCCATGGCGCTCCTCGGGCAGGTCCCGCAGGAGACGAAGATCGTCTACTGCTCCCATGGTTGGGCGTTCGACCAGATCGGCCCTTCGTACAAGAAGTCGATCTACCGGTGGACCGAATGGCTGCTTTCGTACTGGAGCGACGCCATCATCTGCATCAGCGACCATGAGCTGCGGATCGCTGAAAAATTCGGCATCAAGCGCTGCCGGTGCATCCCCAACGGGATCACCCCGGCGGCGGCGCTGCTGGAACAGGGCGCACCCGAGCGGCAACTGCCGCACACCCGGCGGCTCCTGTTCGTGGGTCGGCTGGATCGGCAAAAGGGCATCGATGCACTGCTCGAGTCTTATGCGCGCGTGCGGCCCGGCTTCAAGCTGGTCGTCGTCGGCGGCGCGGTTCGAAACGATCTCTCGCTCGTCCCGTCCGAGGACATCGAATTCAAGGGATGGCTCGAAAAGGACGCGCTCGAGGCGGCCTACCGGTCCTGCGACGCGATCATCGTTCCCTCGCGATGGGAGGGCTTCGGGCTCGTCGCGGTGGAGGCGATGGCAAGAGGCAAGCCGGTGTTCGCGTCGGCCGTGGGCGGGCTCGTGGACATCGTCGAAGACGGCCGCAGCGGGCGGTTGTTTCCGCTCGAACGCATCGACGAAATGCTCCGTGAGATCGACCAGATCCCGGCTGATGACATGGCGCGGATGGGGCGGGCGGGGCGAAGGATCTTCGAGAAGAAATACACCGCCGACCGGATGAACTCCGCCATCGTCGACCTGTACAAGGAGTCGGTGCTTTGA
- a CDS encoding glutathione S-transferase N-terminal domain-containing protein — translation MMVLYSGTTCPFSHRCRFVLFEKGMDFEIRDVDLYNKPEDIGVMNPYGQVPILVERDLILYESNIINEYIDERFPHPQLMPGDPVDRARVRLFLLNFEKELFVHVATLENRTAKGNEKALEKARAHIRDRLTQLAPVFLKNKYMLGDNFSMLDVAIAPLLWRLDYYGIDLSKNAAPLLKYAERIFSRPAYIEALTPSEKVMRK, via the coding sequence ATGATGGTCTTGTATTCAGGAACGACCTGCCCCTTTTCCCACCGCTGCCGCTTCGTGTTGTTCGAGAAGGGCATGGACTTCGAAATCCGCGACGTCGACCTCTACAACAAGCCCGAAGACATCGGCGTGATGAATCCCTACGGACAGGTGCCGATCCTGGTCGAGCGCGACCTGATCCTGTACGAGTCGAACATCATCAACGAGTACATCGACGAGCGCTTTCCGCATCCGCAACTGATGCCCGGCGACCCGGTCGACCGTGCGCGCGTGCGCCTGTTCCTGCTCAACTTCGAGAAGGAATTGTTCGTGCACGTGGCCACGCTGGAGAATCGCACGGCCAAGGGCAACGAGAAGGCGCTGGAAAAGGCCCGTGCGCACATCCGCGATCGCCTGACGCAGCTCGCCCCGGTGTTCCTCAAGAACAAGTACATGCTGGGCGACAATTTCTCGATGCTCGACGTGGCGATCGCGCCGCTGCTCTGGCGCCTCGATTACTACGGCATCGACCTCAGCAAGAATGCGGCGCCGCTCCTGAAGTACGCCGAGCGCATCTTCTCGCGCCCTGCGTACATCGAAGCGCTCACCCCTTCCGAAAAGGTCATGCGCAAGTAA
- a CDS encoding cytochrome c1 translates to MKKSISGWLAVVGLALGLTFSAAASAESGGLAWDKAPNKTNDVASLQNGAKLFVNYCLNCHSAAFMRYNRLQDIGISEQQIKDNLLFATDKVGETMKANIDARQAKDWFGTTPPDLTLVARSRAGHGGTGADYLYTYLRTYYRDDTKATGWNNLVFPSVAMPNPLWELQGERRPVYTKISQHGHETEVFKGWEQVTPGAMTPLQFDTAVGDLVSYLQWMAEPAQNTRIRIGVWVLLFLLVSLIFVWRLNASYWKDLK, encoded by the coding sequence ATGAAGAAAAGCATTTCCGGCTGGCTCGCGGTGGTGGGCCTGGCATTGGGCCTGACCTTCTCCGCGGCCGCATCCGCCGAGTCCGGCGGCCTTGCCTGGGACAAGGCGCCCAACAAGACCAACGACGTCGCCTCGCTGCAGAACGGCGCCAAGCTGTTCGTCAACTACTGCCTGAATTGCCATTCGGCGGCCTTCATGCGCTACAACCGCCTGCAGGACATCGGCATCAGCGAGCAGCAGATCAAGGACAACCTCCTGTTCGCCACCGACAAGGTCGGCGAGACCATGAAGGCCAACATCGACGCCCGCCAGGCCAAGGACTGGTTCGGCACGACGCCGCCCGACCTGACGCTGGTGGCACGTTCGCGCGCCGGCCACGGCGGCACCGGTGCCGACTACCTGTACACGTACCTGCGCACCTACTACCGCGACGACACCAAGGCCACGGGCTGGAACAACCTCGTGTTCCCGAGCGTTGCCATGCCGAATCCGCTGTGGGAGCTCCAGGGCGAGCGCCGCCCGGTCTACACCAAGATCTCGCAGCATGGCCACGAGACCGAAGTGTTCAAGGGTTGGGAGCAAGTCACTCCCGGTGCCATGACGCCGCTGCAGTTCGACACCGCGGTCGGCGACCTGGTGAGCTACCTGCAATGGATGGCCGAGCCGGCCCAGAACACGCGCATCCGCATCGGCGTGTGGGTCCTGCTGTTCCTGCTCGTGTCGCTCATTTTCGTGTGGCGACTGAACGCCTCGTACTGGAAAGACCTCAAGTAG